Proteins from a single region of Halolamina sp. CBA1230:
- a CDS encoding RNA-guided endonuclease TnpB family protein has translation MFNRILIPTDGSDQVKPAVDMALDLAETHDATLHVLYIVDQPPSVSGMGEGFSSFDDLLNALEERGQQATKDYFRVRRGLQDKGTRSARQALERLSGRENRFVLNRLHNISRGIVEEALRHDCAYIAVEDLTHIRERMDAHDDRLKRQMHNWAFRELQEQIAYKAAEYGIRVESVNPAFSSQTCSKCGHQSSTNRDSDSWFACNECGYEVDGDYNAAKNVGLRLIALPEGKRPSGLGNGQLALKSGTLNVSDVSNVHSSLEFERESTDKPTASAVGR, from the coding sequence ATGTTCAACCGAATACTCATCCCGACGGACGGTAGTGACCAGGTCAAGCCAGCGGTGGATATGGCACTCGACCTCGCTGAAACCCATGATGCAACCCTCCACGTACTCTATATCGTTGATCAGCCACCTTCTGTTTCCGGTATGGGTGAGGGATTCTCCAGTTTCGATGACCTTCTGAACGCGCTCGAAGAACGGGGACAACAGGCAACGAAAGACTACTTCCGCGTACGGCGAGGCCTTCAGGACAAAGGCACACGCTCCGCTCGGCAGGCGTTAGAGCGACTGTCGGGGCGTGAAAACCGCTTCGTCCTGAACCGCCTGCACAACATTTCTCGCGGAATCGTGGAGGAAGCCCTGCGACACGACTGCGCGTACATCGCCGTCGAAGACCTGACCCACATCCGCGAGCGGATGGACGCCCACGACGACCGCCTGAAACGGCAGATGCACAACTGGGCGTTCCGCGAACTCCAAGAGCAAATCGCGTACAAGGCCGCCGAGTACGGTATCCGCGTCGAGTCGGTCAACCCGGCCTTCTCCTCGCAGACCTGCTCGAAATGCGGCCATCAATCCAGCACGAACCGTGACTCGGACAGCTGGTTCGCATGCAACGAGTGTGGGTACGAGGTTGACGGCGACTACAACGCCGCGAAGAACGTCGGCCTCAGATTGATAGCTTTACCGGAGGGCAAACGCCCCTCTGGGTTGGGCAACGGTCAGCTTGCCCTGAAGTCGGGGACGTTGAACGTGAGCGACGTGTCCAACGTCCACTCCAGTTTAGAGTTCGAACGGGAGTCCACCGACAAGCCCACCGCTTCAGCGGTGGGTCGCTGA
- a CDS encoding universal stress protein: MFDSLLLATDGSGNRRAIQHVLDLATQHNATVHALYVIDIVRSGPGIMGRSNTESSLHDEGRDALESISLAAQDRDISIVTEIREGRPAREICTYANEADVDLLILSPHGRSGFARLLRGSVTEQTLRQAEQPVLTIRKEPVGEGIEVPAQN; this comes from the coding sequence ATGTTTGATTCGCTCCTTCTCGCAACGGACGGGAGCGGAAATCGCCGGGCGATACAGCACGTGCTTGATCTCGCCACCCAGCATAATGCGACAGTACACGCACTCTACGTGATCGATATTGTCCGAAGTGGGCCTGGAATCATGGGACGGTCAAACACCGAATCAAGTCTTCATGACGAAGGGCGTGACGCCCTGGAATCTATCAGCCTCGCCGCACAGGACCGCGACATATCGATCGTCACCGAGATACGGGAGGGGAGGCCAGCCCGAGAAATCTGTACCTATGCGAACGAAGCGGACGTCGATTTACTCATTCTCAGCCCACACGGCCGGTCCGGTTTTGCCCGACTCCTCCGTGGGAGCGTCACGGAGCAGACGCTCCGCCAGGCAGAACAGCCAGTCCTGACAATACGAAAGGAGCCGGTCGGGGAGGGAATTGAGGTTCCGGCACAGAACTGA
- a CDS encoding multicopper oxidase family protein, with the protein MRTSEYLGARGTGLSRREFLAATGSAGALGLAGCTAPSGNTETQSQPVATEHSSPDLEKWLVEVPRPGVIEPVGEKDGTPYYEVEMREVEQKIHPNLPPTTVWGYDGQYPGPTIEARQGEPVQVRWKNKLPDEHLLPVDETIHSSKIPYDSTGVRVVTHLHGGNIEHQSDGKPTAWFTKDFEQTGPKFENKDYYYVNDQPPATLWYHDHSLGITRLNVYAGLAGLYLLRNDREESLGLPSGEYEIPLVLQDRSFNDDGSLYYPTARSGTNSDSSKPTPSIVPQFFGDTSVVNGKAWPRLSVEPRKYRFRILNGSNCRYYNLKLFEYDESTETTETSGPPFTLIGNDGGLLPAPAPIEDRLEIGTGKRADVVVDFSDYAGQTLLVHNDARAPYRGPDINTGNQQPLPDVMLLDVASDGVDDRSQVPSTLANVPEIPVDSVDKERYLPMTMSSDDYGRPLHLLGSDAESSPHKLYDPVTEEPALNDTEIWSFANLTGMSHPMHMHLVHFQMLGRQPYSEYDPEAEMIDVEALEPPAPEETGWNDVINVNPGEVTHVIVYFGEFEGLFNDQIGWYMWHCHMLEHEDHDMMRPFRVLPKSDDDGGS; encoded by the coding sequence ATGAGAACGAGTGAGTATCTTGGAGCGCGTGGAACTGGCCTATCCCGGCGTGAATTTTTAGCGGCTACAGGCAGTGCTGGCGCGCTGGGTCTCGCAGGGTGTACAGCACCTTCTGGAAATACAGAGACTCAGTCGCAACCAGTCGCAACCGAGCATTCGTCGCCTGATTTGGAAAAGTGGCTCGTTGAGGTCCCCCGGCCAGGTGTCATTGAACCAGTTGGGGAGAAAGATGGGACACCCTATTACGAGGTGGAAATGCGCGAGGTTGAGCAGAAAATTCATCCCAACCTCCCACCTACAACAGTCTGGGGATACGACGGCCAGTACCCTGGGCCGACAATAGAGGCACGGCAGGGGGAACCCGTTCAAGTACGCTGGAAGAACAAATTACCAGACGAGCATCTGCTGCCAGTGGATGAGACAATACACAGCAGCAAGATCCCTTACGACAGTACCGGCGTGCGGGTCGTGACCCACCTTCACGGTGGGAACATCGAACACCAGAGCGACGGCAAGCCGACAGCGTGGTTCACGAAGGACTTCGAGCAAACTGGCCCGAAGTTCGAGAACAAAGACTACTACTACGTGAACGATCAGCCCCCGGCCACGCTCTGGTATCACGACCACTCGCTCGGAATCACTCGACTGAACGTCTACGCTGGTCTGGCCGGGCTCTATCTCCTCCGAAACGACCGAGAAGAGTCACTTGGCCTGCCGTCGGGGGAGTACGAAATTCCACTCGTGCTCCAGGACCGCAGCTTCAACGACGACGGTTCGTTATACTACCCGACTGCCCGCTCGGGGACGAACAGCGACTCGTCGAAGCCAACCCCGAGCATCGTTCCGCAGTTCTTCGGTGACACATCCGTCGTCAACGGGAAGGCCTGGCCCAGGCTGTCGGTAGAGCCGAGGAAGTACCGATTTCGGATCCTCAACGGTTCGAACTGTCGATACTACAACCTGAAGCTGTTCGAGTACGACGAGTCGACCGAAACGACCGAAACGAGCGGACCTCCGTTCACCCTTATTGGAAACGACGGGGGGCTGCTACCTGCACCAGCTCCGATCGAGGATCGTCTCGAGATAGGCACCGGCAAGCGTGCCGATGTCGTCGTTGATTTCTCGGACTACGCCGGGCAGACGCTTCTAGTTCACAACGACGCCAGGGCGCCTTACCGTGGCCCGGACATAAATACCGGAAATCAGCAGCCGCTCCCCGACGTGATGCTTCTCGACGTCGCCTCCGATGGCGTCGACGATCGGAGCCAGGTCCCGAGTACGTTGGCGAATGTGCCAGAAATTCCCGTCGACTCGGTCGACAAGGAACGGTACCTTCCGATGACCATGAGTTCTGACGATTACGGACGACCCTTACATCTCCTCGGGTCGGATGCGGAGTCCTCACCGCACAAACTGTACGATCCGGTTACCGAAGAACCGGCCCTCAACGATACGGAAATCTGGAGCTTCGCGAATCTGACGGGAATGTCACACCCGATGCATATGCATCTCGTACATTTCCAGATGCTTGGGCGACAGCCGTACAGTGAATATGACCCTGAGGCGGAGATGATCGATGTCGAGGCGCTCGAACCTCCGGCACCGGAAGAAACGGGCTGGAACGACGTCATCAATGTAAACCCAGGCGAGGTGACCCACGTGATCGTTTACTTCGGGGAGTTTGAGGGGCTATTCAACGATCAGATTGGCTGGTACATGTGGCACTGCCACATGCTCGAACACGAAGACCACGACATGATGCGCCCCTTCAGAGTCCTGCCGAAGTCTGACGACGATGGCGGGTCCTGA
- a CDS encoding helix-turn-helix domain-containing protein, with the protein MVRDSVSFEDSPSLRTVLDALDDADCRTILREISEPMTATQLIETCDIPKSTVYRKLELLSKASLVRERDTINPGGGRTTTYERDFNDVIFSIDDSGDLSVTVERPPRSADERLEDIWSRMGEEL; encoded by the coding sequence ATGGTGCGCGATTCAGTGTCATTCGAGGATTCCCCATCGTTGCGGACTGTCCTTGATGCGCTGGACGACGCCGATTGCCGGACCATCCTCCGTGAAATATCTGAACCCATGACCGCAACCCAACTAATCGAGACGTGTGACATTCCCAAATCAACGGTGTACCGAAAACTCGAACTTCTCAGTAAGGCCTCACTGGTTCGCGAGAGAGACACGATAAATCCCGGCGGCGGTCGAACTACGACATACGAGCGGGATTTCAACGATGTGATCTTCTCCATTGACGATTCCGGCGACTTATCGGTCACAGTCGAACGGCCACCGCGGAGCGCCGACGAACGACTCGAAGATATCTGGTCGAGAATGGGGGAGGAGCTATGA
- a CDS encoding homing endonuclease associated repeat-containing protein, whose product MTDHICDYCGESFATSHELGGHVTAVHRRDQIVTDADVILDDIRRVADKLGKPPTAKEMSEHGEYSQRVCQNKFGSWNEALREAGYAPNRKFRLTDQDLVDEIDRLAEQIGRPPSSGEMDRIGEYHRWTYDHRFGGWEEALTEAGFSQPRSYQERSEIPYGPNWPEKRRQALERDDFQCQTPWCGITQADHQEQVGKDISVHHLVPRKFFVTPDGQFDHEQANRVSNLVTVCSKHHLIWEAVAPQRLDTIVDATQPPNRGGPEGVALPLRGDER is encoded by the coding sequence TTGACCGACCATATCTGTGACTACTGTGGCGAGTCATTTGCGACCTCCCACGAGTTGGGTGGCCACGTAACCGCGGTCCATCGTCGCGACCAGATCGTAACAGACGCGGACGTAATTCTCGACGATATTCGACGTGTCGCAGACAAATTAGGAAAACCGCCGACAGCAAAGGAGATGAGCGAGCACGGAGAATACTCCCAGCGCGTCTGCCAGAACAAATTCGGGAGCTGGAACGAGGCCCTGCGTGAGGCTGGCTACGCTCCGAATCGGAAATTCCGACTCACCGATCAGGACCTGGTGGACGAGATTGACCGGCTTGCGGAGCAGATCGGTCGCCCGCCATCGAGCGGGGAGATGGATCGGATTGGGGAGTATCATAGATGGACATATGACCACCGATTTGGGGGGTGGGAAGAGGCACTCACCGAAGCTGGCTTCTCACAACCACGGTCCTATCAAGAACGTTCAGAGATTCCGTACGGGCCAAATTGGCCGGAGAAACGGCGGCAAGCACTGGAACGTGATGACTTCCAGTGCCAAACGCCGTGGTGTGGGATTACCCAAGCGGATCATCAAGAGCAAGTTGGGAAGGACATCTCTGTCCACCATTTGGTCCCGCGGAAGTTCTTTGTCACCCCCGATGGGCAGTTTGACCACGAACAGGCGAATCGAGTCTCGAATCTCGTGACGGTCTGTTCGAAGCATCATCTCATCTGGGAAGCCGTCGCCCCGCAGCGATTGGATACGATTGTCGACGCCACACAGCCACCAAATCGAGGTGGGCCGGAGGGTGTTGCTCTCCCTCTACGAGGGGATGAGAGGTAG